The Amycolatopsis mongoliensis genome includes a window with the following:
- a CDS encoding fatty acyl-AMP ligase: protein METISQPVPVTGETTADPASLATLLGRWARVLGDEVALTCLDHRDSADGRAVTLTWRELDERVGTVAARLSGIALPGERAAVLAGQSADYVVAFLGAIRAGLVAVPLFAPGLPGHAARLAAALADCAPRAVLTTTGDIDAVHAFLADSAARPAVVAVDALAPAGPREWPPPDPDATAYLQYTSGSTRSPAGVVLTHRNVLANARQACTAYGAESRTTSTVSWLPLFHDMGLILGVGAPMVGGMASVLMDPLAFLERPSRWLRALSASPGAISAAPNFAYAYCASRVSEAEKSYLELSRVVSLINGSEPVLPATIAKFQDAFAECGLRPEVHRSSYGLAEATVFVSVSDAGKPPRQVTFDRDRLAAGSAVPAGSGSTLVSCGRPAGQRVRIADPVTGEPLAPGAVGEIRVSGPNVGRGYWGRPEASSATFGLPPLDPGTGEGWLATGDLGVVFDGELFVTGRLKDLVVVDGRNHYPQDVEQTVEEHAGVRPHSAAVFAIGTDDGEAAVVALERAKNSAADVAEVTAALRAAVSAGHGLRLHDVVVLAPGEVPRTSSGKISRARCRESYSDGSLAGRRLG, encoded by the coding sequence ATGGAAACCATTTCCCAGCCGGTTCCCGTCACCGGGGAAACCACCGCCGACCCTGCGTCGCTGGCGACTCTGCTCGGCCGGTGGGCGCGCGTCCTCGGCGACGAGGTCGCCTTGACCTGTCTGGACCACCGCGACAGCGCGGACGGCCGGGCGGTGACGCTCACCTGGCGCGAGCTCGACGAGCGGGTCGGCACGGTCGCCGCGCGGTTGAGCGGGATCGCGCTCCCGGGGGAGCGGGCGGCGGTGCTCGCCGGGCAGTCCGCGGACTACGTCGTCGCGTTCCTCGGCGCGATCCGGGCGGGCCTGGTCGCCGTGCCGCTGTTCGCGCCCGGCCTGCCCGGGCACGCGGCCCGGCTGGCCGCGGCGCTCGCCGACTGCGCCCCACGGGCCGTGCTCACCACGACCGGCGACATCGACGCGGTGCACGCCTTCCTCGCCGATTCGGCGGCGCGGCCGGCCGTGGTCGCCGTCGACGCTCTCGCGCCGGCCGGACCGCGGGAATGGCCGCCACCGGATCCCGATGCCACGGCGTACCTGCAGTACACCTCCGGCTCCACCCGCTCGCCCGCCGGCGTCGTGCTGACCCACCGCAATGTCCTGGCCAACGCCCGCCAGGCGTGCACCGCCTACGGCGCCGAAAGCCGCACCACCTCGACCGTCAGCTGGCTCCCGCTGTTCCACGACATGGGCCTGATCCTCGGCGTCGGTGCGCCGATGGTCGGCGGCATGGCGTCGGTGCTGATGGACCCGCTGGCGTTCCTGGAACGGCCGTCGCGATGGCTGCGCGCGCTGTCGGCCAGCCCCGGCGCGATCAGTGCCGCGCCCAACTTCGCCTACGCCTACTGCGCTTCCCGCGTGTCCGAGGCCGAGAAGAGCTACCTGGAGCTGAGCCGGGTGGTCTCGCTGATCAACGGCAGCGAACCGGTGCTGCCGGCCACGATCGCGAAGTTCCAGGACGCCTTCGCCGAGTGCGGGCTGCGGCCGGAGGTCCACCGGTCGTCCTACGGGCTGGCCGAGGCCACCGTGTTCGTCTCCGTGTCGGACGCCGGGAAACCGCCCCGGCAGGTCACGTTCGACCGCGACCGGCTCGCCGCCGGGTCCGCGGTGCCGGCCGGCTCCGGTTCGACCCTCGTTTCGTGCGGTCGCCCGGCCGGGCAGCGGGTGCGGATCGCCGATCCCGTCACCGGCGAACCCCTCGCGCCCGGTGCGGTCGGCGAGATCCGGGTCAGCGGCCCGAACGTCGGCCGCGGTTACTGGGGGCGGCCCGAGGCGTCGTCGGCCACGTTCGGCCTGCCGCCGCTCGACCCGGGCACCGGCGAGGGCTGGCTGGCGACCGGGGACCTCGGCGTGGTCTTCGACGGCGAACTGTTCGTCACCGGCCGGCTGAAGGACCTGGTCGTCGTCGACGGCCGCAACCACTACCCGCAGGACGTCGAGCAGACGGTGGAGGAGCACGCGGGCGTCCGGCCGCACTCGGCCGCGGTCTTCGCCATCGGCACCGACGACGGGGAAGCCGCGGTCGTCGCGCTGGAACGCGCCAAGAACTCCGCCGCGGACGTCGCCGAAGTGACCGCCGCGCTGCGGGCGGCGGTGTCGGCCGGGCACGGCCTGCGCCTGCACGACGTCGTGGTCCTGGCGCCCGGGGAGGTGCCGCGGACGTCCAGCGGCAAGATCAGCCGGGCCCGCTGCCGGGAGTCCTATTCGGACGGCTCGCTGGCCGGGCGGCGGCTCGGATGA
- a CDS encoding MMPL family transporter: MTAVVSWCFRHSGVVVAWWLTALAGLVAAVLHTGADFRDTVDLPTADSTAAARLLRGTGTEERVVVRAPDGPIDSGTGRARLDAFAARLAALPHVVAVGPPPGEVSADHRTAVLPVRFDAPAADLGQGTADAFADIVRDPGGLTAGASGELSAMTAAAPDLGNAGIGLLAAALVLLVTFRSAACVLLPVLTASVSVGCALAVVTLVSHVMTVPKISTEIAALLGLGVGVDYALFVLTRFRQGRREGADPAAALAVAAATSGRSVVFAGITVCVSLAGMLTVGLPFLDGIAVAAAVSVLLTAAAALTLLPALLRPVAARMRIPAEGSGRRWARLARAVTGRPGPCTLAALLVVAVLALPMTGLRLGVPDAALDPPGSVTRTAAELLRDAFGPGAGAPLLVTGTGDPSLGTLREALLARADVGPPATLPDGGWLLTVTPRTAPDDPATGELLTWTRAMATTVGGPDTHVGGLVAARADFSAAITARLPLFLFSVVGISVLLLAWVFRSVLIPLTAAVMNLLTAAATTGAVVFAFGGPIEPYLPVFLFAGLFGLSMDYEVFLIARIQEAWRRRGDTRAAVVDGVAATGRTITAAALIMALVFVAFAFVDARVVREAGVGLTVAVLLDAVVVRCVLVPAVMAWFGEANWWFPRPSRARITREPVGSAR, encoded by the coding sequence ATGACGGCCGTCGTTTCGTGGTGCTTCCGCCACTCCGGTGTGGTGGTCGCGTGGTGGCTGACGGCGCTGGCGGGGCTCGTCGCCGCCGTGCTGCACACCGGCGCGGACTTCCGCGACACGGTCGACCTGCCCACCGCGGACAGCACCGCCGCGGCCCGTTTGCTGCGCGGCACCGGCACCGAAGAACGCGTCGTCGTCCGCGCGCCGGACGGCCCGATCGACTCGGGCACCGGCCGCGCCCGGCTCGACGCCTTCGCCGCGCGGCTGGCGGCGCTCCCGCACGTCGTGGCCGTCGGGCCGCCGCCCGGCGAGGTGTCGGCCGACCACCGGACCGCGGTGCTGCCCGTCCGGTTCGACGCGCCGGCCGCGGACCTCGGCCAAGGCACGGCGGACGCCTTCGCGGACATCGTGCGGGACCCGGGCGGCCTGACCGCCGGAGCGTCGGGGGAGCTCTCGGCGATGACGGCGGCCGCGCCGGACCTGGGCAACGCCGGGATCGGCCTGCTCGCCGCGGCCCTCGTGCTGCTGGTCACGTTCCGCTCGGCGGCGTGCGTCCTGCTCCCGGTCCTCACCGCGTCGGTGTCGGTCGGCTGTGCTCTCGCCGTCGTCACGCTGGTGTCGCACGTCATGACCGTCCCGAAGATCAGCACCGAGATCGCCGCATTGCTGGGCCTCGGGGTCGGCGTCGACTACGCGTTGTTCGTGCTCACCCGCTTCCGGCAGGGACGCCGGGAAGGTGCGGACCCCGCGGCGGCGCTGGCCGTCGCGGCGGCGACGTCGGGCCGCAGCGTGGTCTTCGCCGGGATCACCGTGTGCGTCTCGCTGGCGGGCATGCTGACCGTCGGCCTGCCGTTCCTCGACGGGATCGCCGTCGCGGCCGCGGTTTCCGTGCTGCTCACCGCGGCCGCCGCGCTGACCCTGCTGCCCGCGTTGCTGCGGCCGGTGGCCGCGCGGATGCGGATCCCGGCGGAGGGGAGCGGCCGCCGGTGGGCCCGCCTGGCGCGTGCGGTGACCGGGCGGCCGGGCCCGTGCACGCTGGCCGCGTTGCTGGTCGTGGCCGTGCTCGCGCTGCCGATGACCGGGCTGCGGCTCGGGGTGCCGGACGCCGCCCTGGACCCGCCCGGCAGTGTCACGCGGACGGCCGCCGAACTGCTGCGCGACGCGTTCGGCCCGGGCGCCGGCGCGCCGCTACTGGTGACCGGCACAGGCGACCCGTCGCTGGGCACGCTCCGCGAGGCGCTGCTCGCCCGCGCCGATGTCGGGCCCCCGGCGACTCTGCCGGACGGCGGCTGGCTGCTCACGGTCACCCCGCGCACCGCACCCGACGACCCGGCCACCGGCGAGCTGCTGACCTGGACGCGGGCGATGGCCACGACCGTCGGCGGTCCGGACACCCACGTCGGCGGGCTCGTCGCGGCCCGGGCGGACTTCTCCGCGGCCATCACCGCGCGGCTGCCGCTGTTCCTCTTCAGCGTCGTCGGCATCTCGGTGCTGCTGCTCGCCTGGGTGTTCCGCAGCGTGCTGATCCCGCTGACGGCCGCGGTGATGAACCTGCTGACCGCGGCCGCGACGACGGGCGCGGTCGTGTTCGCCTTCGGCGGCCCGATCGAGCCCTACCTGCCGGTGTTCCTGTTCGCCGGGCTGTTCGGCCTGTCGATGGACTACGAGGTCTTCCTCATCGCGCGCATCCAGGAGGCGTGGCGCCGCCGCGGCGACACCCGGGCCGCGGTCGTCGACGGCGTCGCGGCGACCGGCCGGACCATCACCGCGGCCGCGCTGATCATGGCGCTGGTGTTCGTGGCGTTCGCCTTCGTGGACGCCCGCGTCGTGCGGGAGGCCGGGGTGGGGCTGACCGTCGCGGTGCTCCTCGACGCGGTCGTCGTGCGGTGCGTGCTGGTCCCGGCGGTGATGGCGTGGTTCGGCGAAGCCAACTGGTGGTTCCCGCGGCCCTCTCGCGCCCGGATCACCCGCGAGCCGGTGGGAAGTGCGCGATGA
- a CDS encoding MFS transporter produces the protein MTRRTLVLIALGAFVTTLDNTIVAAGAPSIARDLGLDLGTLQWVALGYMLPFAGLLLVAGTLIDRWGRRPALLAGLLAFGVGAAAGGLAGSAGLLVAARVLQGAAAAFLVPGLLSLLRSNLDARGRTLGAAVWTACLAAALALGPALGGLLSEYLGWAWIFFVNLPFVAAMLVLLPGTVPPGRDPSAPRPAAGAMAVVTASLVLLTAALVELGEAPRTGVVLLAAGAALGVGFVLRERRTRERLVPADLTGNRVFAGSLAVQVLWGLGISGIVFFTPLLHQEFLGLDPVRAGLPLALVAVAVVAATPLVPGAVARFGPPRTVAAGLAVVACGLLVLAVVNHLPAVPPRVPGLVLIGAGSAFTTPLTSHALDVVAARRSGTASGLLTASRELSSALGVALIGAVLTAVRGVRLGAGAPPGGALAAGYTAGLLAAAGLTFAGALLAVRVVRSPTSSPRDKRAVP, from the coding sequence ATGACCCGGCGGACCCTGGTGCTGATCGCGCTCGGCGCGTTCGTCACGACCCTGGACAACACCATCGTCGCGGCCGGTGCACCCTCGATCGCCCGCGACCTCGGGCTGGACCTCGGGACGCTGCAGTGGGTCGCCCTCGGCTACATGCTCCCCTTCGCCGGGCTGCTCCTGGTGGCGGGCACCCTGATCGACCGCTGGGGCCGGCGCCCGGCACTGCTGGCCGGGCTGCTCGCGTTCGGGGTCGGCGCGGCCGCCGGCGGGCTGGCCGGTTCGGCGGGCCTGCTCGTCGCCGCCCGGGTGCTGCAGGGTGCGGCGGCGGCGTTCCTGGTGCCCGGCCTGCTGAGCCTGCTGCGGTCGAACCTCGACGCGCGGGGCCGGACGCTCGGTGCCGCCGTGTGGACGGCGTGCCTGGCCGCCGCGCTGGCGCTGGGCCCGGCGCTCGGCGGGCTGCTGAGCGAATACCTCGGCTGGGCCTGGATCTTCTTCGTCAACCTCCCGTTCGTGGCGGCGATGCTCGTCCTGCTGCCGGGGACGGTGCCACCCGGGCGCGACCCGTCGGCGCCGCGCCCGGCCGCCGGGGCGATGGCCGTCGTGACGGCGAGCCTGGTCCTGCTCACCGCGGCGCTCGTCGAACTGGGCGAGGCTCCCCGGACCGGGGTCGTCCTGCTGGCGGCGGGCGCCGCGCTCGGCGTGGGGTTCGTGCTGCGGGAGCGCCGGACGCGGGAGCGGCTGGTGCCGGCCGACCTGACCGGCAACCGGGTGTTCGCGGGCTCGCTCGCCGTGCAGGTGCTGTGGGGGCTCGGGATCTCGGGCATCGTCTTCTTCACACCTCTGCTGCACCAGGAGTTCCTCGGTCTCGACCCGGTGCGGGCCGGGTTGCCGCTGGCGCTCGTCGCGGTCGCGGTGGTGGCCGCGACGCCGCTGGTCCCGGGGGCGGTGGCCCGGTTCGGTCCGCCTCGGACGGTCGCCGCCGGGCTCGCCGTGGTCGCCTGCGGCCTGCTCGTCCTCGCCGTCGTGAACCACCTCCCGGCGGTTCCCCCGCGGGTGCCGGGACTGGTGCTGATCGGGGCCGGCTCGGCGTTCACGACGCCGTTGACGTCGCACGCGCTGGACGTCGTGGCCGCACGGCGGTCCGGGACGGCGTCCGGGCTGCTCACGGCGTCCCGCGAGCTGTCGAGTGCGCTGGGCGTCGCGCTGATCGGCGCCGTCCTGACGGCGGTCCGGGGGGTGCGGCTCGGTGCGGGCGCGCCGCCGGGAGGGGCGCTGGCCGCGGGCTACACCGCCGGCCTCCTCGCGGCGGCCGGGCTGACGTTCGCCGGCGCGCTGCTGGCCGTGCGCGTGGTGCGGAGCCCGACCTCGTCGCCGCGTGACAAACGCGCGGTGCCGTAA